ATACAGCTCAGTCATTCTAATTATCATAAAAGCTGCTTATCGAGAATCTTTAACACCGGACTCTAAAAATCACCAAACCAGGCCAAATCCAGCACGGGCAGAATGGGCCACGAGTATACAGTGTCCGGACACCGACTCTGAACAAGTGACTTGGTCGATTCTGACGCTCCCTATTTAGCCCGAGGGGCAGCAAAAGCAACAAGAAGAATACAATAAGTCTCCTCAATCAGAGTCTCAGTTGCCAGCCCTTTTATATATCAAGAACCAAGCCTCTGTTCTCACCCATGCTGCTACTTTTACTTCTGGAACTGTCCATCCTATCTTGATACTTGTTGAAATTTTCTGTATAACTATTATGATTACTGTAGGCTACACTATAGTAAAGGTACTGAGGTTTAGGGTACGTTAACCGTTGGGAATGCTATGTTAGAGGCGGCTGCCAATTCCGTTACTGCTACTGCTACGGCGATGGTTCCTGTTCGTGTGTTGGTGTGATCAACATTTGGTCGTCTTGCTTCGCTGTCGTACCTAGCTAGGTCATCTGTGGACTCAATCCTACACCGTACGCAAATCAGTCACAGCAAGCACAATGTTTACCCTACGGCTTTCTATATTGAGGAATAGTTGATAGGATGGTTTGGGGTTAGTGTTGTTGGAGGTTGGGATAGATAGAAGGGTATTGTTTGCATACTTCAAACGGTGCATTGCTTGTGAGCATAGCTCCGAAATGAGGTGGCCTGTATTCTCAGTACAAATAATATAACCATCAGGATCCTGTCACATCAATGTCCAGCTACTGGAGTTTCCTTTATGCTTTCCACAACCGtcttcaccaagcaagcgcAAACAGGTAAACAAGCGAAATGGCCTCCTTCATCTACAACGTTTTCCAGACTCAGATAAGGGTCTCCAAAAAGGTAATCTCGAGTCCAAGTCCGAGTCCGAGCTCAACGCACCCATCCCCGACCTAGCCGCATACCTATCAAGCCTagaacagcagcagcagcagctagAGCAGCAATTCGAGCAACATGAAGAGCAGCCCCAACAGCCACAGGAAGAGCAGGTGATAGAGGAGGTGCAAGAGCAGATGGAAGAGCTACAAGGTAAACAGGAGGCACAGGTGCAGCAAAATAAGACACAGTCCGTTGGGGACACTTGATTAAGTatgatggtgatgggttTTGGGATGTCAAGCTTTCGGAACTTGGGTGTTAGTTCACAAATTTTGTGGTAATTGTGCTTGTTAGTACTATAATCTACATGGGTACTGTGTTGGATCACGCTGCTGCGCCTGAGGCTAAAGTTGTATTGCTAACTCCGACTCCGACTGCATTGGGATTTGAAGCAGAGACTGGTCCTTGAGAGGGTTTCTTGTTTACAGGGCttgctttgtcttttttGCTGGCGGTCGTTTCATATCTTGTACTATTATGTCGCTGTAGCTTGTAATGCCTACATCCTACATACCATGGCCATTTCAATTATTAGTTGCAAAGGTGATCATCACTGTTATCGACCCTGAAAACCCTCCCGCTAGAGAATCGAAGAAGTTGCTCCAAAGCTACTGGACGCCTATTGGGTGGCTTTACTTTTGTTGTCTCTGGTCCCCCTCTACGGTGTCACCATACCGAGGGAACCAAATCACTTCCAAGGGTTTCCGCCTGAAGGAAACAAGAGAGTACTTGGATGACATTATAGAAGCTTTGGTCCGGATACTTGGCTTGATGCTAGTCTTGACTGCTATTCTTCTTGTGATATCTGGCTCCGCGTTTCTCTGCCATTTCTCTGGCCGTGAGGCGTTGGGGTTGCGGTAAGAAAGGCTTGGGCTGGATTTGGAAACATACTActgcttcttttctctttttggtACTATGAATCCATTCATTAGTGCTGCATCATATATAATCGAGCCAATATCGCCATGATTGCCTATTCTGGTCACTAAATTAAAAATAGCTTCTGTGGATGCCTGTTCGACAATATATAGCTACGGCTCACCGAACAAACAGCCAGTGCCTAACGAAACACCTGATCTGTAGACACTATGCACTCTTCAAAATGTCCAGCCTTAAAGACATGAGAAACTCTTTGGATGACCTCATAGAGGTTTTTCTACGACTATTTCACGTAATTTTGATTCTGGGTGCTATGTTTCtcgttttttcttttgggaGGCTTCTCTGCTCTGGACCAAAGGACAGGAGGTTTTGAGGACGAGGTGTGCTGGTGTTGAAGAGATATTACTGTTTTGCAAGTTTTCGCCTTGATACCATCTCTTATTTTGCCCAAAATTTGCTATCAGACTAGTCATCAGCATTGCATCATACATCAAAAATTCCGTTTCTTCATCTGATACAGCTACCGTACTCTCAACAATATGTTCAATACATAGGATTTCCCCGTGTACGCCATTGCAAATGTCAACATACCAACAATGATATGCAAGCCAAAATCGAACCACATCCTTCATAAGTTTTAGCCCTCAGTCTATCAAGGACTCCTTGGATAATCTTAGAGAAGTTCTCCTATGAATGTTTGTTATAACCGGGATCCTAGGTTATATACTTTTCTGGCTTCTGTGCTTTATTTAGGTCATTAGTACTATATTCGTTTTGCTTCTTAGATCTAAAATCTGAATGTCTCCACCAAAGGTACGTCATTAGAGATGCCTTATATATGCCACATTTGAAATATTTCTTATTCTGCTTCAACTGAATCAATGGACATTCCACGCTCATCTTGCTCCCCTAGGAAATAGGCAAGATGACTCGCACTGGCTCCTTGGACGTAGACCTTGAATTGGCCTCGAATTGGGTGAGGTTACTACTAACACTTCTGACCAAGGGCCTCCCTATCGTACATTTCTAATCCGGAGGCTCCATCTTCATATACATCATCAGCGaaccaacagcaacagcaacagccaCCGTCGTCgccgccgcagcagcagcagagcgAAACCAAAATCAACGATCAttctcctcatcttcatcatcgtcccACAAACGATGTCACTGCTTTGGCGACTGCCTTGAGGCCTTCAAGGACTTTTGTTGCGCCGCTGTAGCGGTCCTGTTTATAGCGATTTGTGGATTGGTGATTCTGGGTATCATTGGCCTGTTAATTTGGGGTGCTTGGGCTCGCCTCACTGACATCTGCAAGGATTCAAGTGACCTTTGTTGCTATGTTGTTTCTCGTATGTTAGTAGCACTCAGATCGGGAGTTACGCCATGAACCACGAAGTTGACTACCTACGCATACGCGACTGCGAAAGACATCGAAATGGGGAAATACGATACTACAGCTGACTTTACATATCCTCCCTCTTCATATGAAGTAGCACTACTCTCCTAGAATTCCGAATTAGGACttggctgggaaaagaaCGACCCAGGAGCATGACGAATTACCAGATTTCTTGTCTTGCGTGGAGTGTATTCCTAAAGCCATCGATGACTTCTTGAGCAAGATTATAAAGATTTATGCTGTAGTACTCTTTTGCTGGATGATCTTCACTGCTATGGTTTTGCTCGTTTGTCTCTATATGTACATTtgatttttctttctttccttctttttttctttgcccTTCTCCTCGAAATATAAAAAATTTTCAAGGACAGAGCTGCAGCTGAAAGCTACTACCATTACTTCTATTGGTTCACTCTGCAACTCatctctcttctctgtctcgCTACGCATAGCTGGCACATTAATTTAGTGTTAGTTTGCCTGGTAGTTTTGCCTTATTTTCGTGCGTCACGATGGTGCTCACAGATCCTTCCGATGGGTGCCTATCTGGCATCTAAATGACTTACACCTTCGCTTTGATAATACAAGTCTATCTGCATGCTGTTCATTAATACGACGCCAACAAGAAAAATGGGTAATGTAGGCCATGATGACCTTCAGAGTGACTCAGATCTCGAACGAGGCTATGAACCGGACCTTGAGCAGGGCGAGTTTGACGATACAAGCGAGGATGATTCAGGTACGCCCTCAAGACAGATGACACGTAATTATGTTAACAAATATAACAGACATTGGCAATATGAATCCTTCACCCATGAGTCATGACCAGCACAACCCGGTAACGCAGTCGCAGCTGGTACAAAATCGGAATCTGGCTCGTCTTAAGAAGAAAGGTATCAAACGACAGGCAATAGTGAGTATTACAGTTGGTCCGACTAGTGCAGCAATAGCACTTGCACTTATAATATATGTTGTGGGAAGAGCGCGTGGTAGTTGGTCTTAGACCGATGATTGTGGAATCAAAGATGAGATGGAGGAGCGAAAATAATAACTGGGGCCTGCTACTACTACTCAATGTTACGCTCTGTTCCAGGGTTCCTGGAATTTGCTCTTATTGTCAAGTTCTTTTAGTTTTTTCAGGCTATTATAAGTACTCTGCCAATCGCTCGTTCAGCCCTATGTTTGACATAAATCAGTAGAACCCCGCGGTCAATCTAATAATCAGCGTTGCAGAGAGTCCCAGATAAATCCACTTTGAGctctatctttttttttttttcatcgAACAAACAACACAATGGTATAAACAAACCCACTTCATCATGGCCCCGAGCCAGGCGAATCCAAAATGCCCAATCCGATCACAACAGACCTCGAGAAGCAACAAAATCACAACCAACTTCCACAATTCTACTTCTCTAAAGGACTTTAACAATATTCACAACAAAAACCGAAATCAAAAAAATCATAGTCGTGATGGGCTTTACAATACTGTTCGTGGCCTCTATACTTGTATGTCTCAAGATTTTCTTCATTATCCCCAGTGCCATCCTCGAGATTGGGGATTCAGTGATAGCGTATATCAAATCGTGGTGAGGAGAGTGCAATAAGATTACTGCTCTTATGTCTACTTGTGTATCCATATAGGACTTGTTGCTAGCTCCGGATTGAAACAACGCAGGATAGTTTAATTGCCTCCATTGACATATGCAAGTAGTAACCAATGTAATTATCAGAGTTGCATCAAATTCGAAATCTCAATGTACCCACTCCACTTTGATTCTACCTTCTACTGCTCTCCGCGAAGGCAAGCACACTGTAGCAGTGCTTGCCCTCTTTCTGAGCTTAGTGGTGTGGGCCTACATGGGACTTAATCGTGCCGCGAATGATGGGAATAGGGATACTATTGCGATAATAATGGCGGGGCCGGAGCTAGGGCAGGAGGTTGGGGATAGTGCTGCTTCTGGGGCTACCTTTGCTACTACTTGTGTCGACATGCCCGAGGTTTAATTGATTGGGTTCATCTGACTATTGTTGTTCCTATAGGAGCCTAATCAGGGTTTTCAAATTTTATCTCGTCATCAGGATTACATCACGAAGAgaatttcttttcctttcttttttcccttctaTATCACAAACGCCCTTTTAGACCCGTCATATAGCCAGCACCATGGCCGATATAGAAAAGCAAGACCCGGAATGGGGCAATACTGATAGCTCAGATACAGATGCAGAGTCAGGCATGTCCCCAACATCCGAATACAACTAAGAAAACATCAACTAACAAGCTAATTAACCAGTTACTTCCCTCTCATATGCATCACGAGCACTATTATCAATACCAGTGGTCACACCAATAACGCCATTGCCTCCGAAGAGACCAGCGCAGCTCCAAGTTGAGTCTTTAAACCACCGAAGACGTCGCCGCTACAGCAACACCACGGATGTAGCCATGTATGTCTTCTTCACCATTCTCTTCGCAGCATTCGTCGCTTTTGTGGTCGGCGTGGTGGTATATGTCGCCAAGTATCGTTTGGCGAATAGGCGATCTTGAAACAAATTCTGATGCTGCGGTGTCCAAGACTTGCTCTAACAGTTGTGCCCTTGTTTCTATTTTTATATATGGTTATGATACCATGCTTGCTCCTATGAGCTCTACAAAAAACTCCGATTACTAGGGTCGTCATATATCGAATTCAGGTGTTCGAACACGCCCATATCCTCGCCACTCTCCAGAGCATCAGAATTACCAAATTTTGAGAAAGATTAACCTCGAAAGCCCAGGAGTCGTTTAACCTTCTGAATTATTAACGCGGGTATTTTCGGATACGCGGCCGCCGTGTTCATGTCGTTGAGTGACTGTGTTCGATCTGGTCCCAGAAGCTAGCGTACGGACTTTCGTCTACCTATTTGCGCTAACTATATATGATTTCTATGTTTCCTGCTACTATCTCTTTGCCATAATTCCAATATTCTATCTAGTTATCAAGGTTGCATCATCAGATGCCTTGGATGCCTGGTGTACAAacttttttatttcttttctctttctttccaaAAATCGTAATCATTCTTAATTCCAATTCCTTACAACACCATGACTGACGATGAAAAGGAGCCAGACCCTGAACAGGGAGAGTGCGAAACTGCTATCCAGGCAAATTCAGGTACGCATTTACTGAATCTACAGAACTCGGGCAGAGAGGCAGGAGATgacaaagaacaagaaaaaaagccCAAATAACAGTTGTACCCAGACACTGATCCATCATCACCGGACCCCGTCTAACACCATGACAAACTTCGACCGCGACGGAAATATGGCTATCAGCGATTTTTCGCCACTTCGACAGCCAGAAGTGACTGATAAACAGGATTGATTAACATTTGCATCTGGAAGCAAAGCAACAGCAGTCACATGGTGTTGTACCAGAGTTGCTTTCATCTGGTATCTGGAGACCGTATGCCAGTAGTATAATAACACAGAAAATAGGATGAtagctatatagcaagaggCTCTAAAGTACTATGGAGACAGAGGTCGATTGCCGAGACTGGTAGCGTAAACCTTTTCTCCGGTAGCCTTCAATGACCAGCATCGAGCATATTTCGTCAATGAAAATAGCAACCAAATCTTCATTCTTTCCCGCCGAGCATGATCCTATATTCCCAAAATGAAGATGAACGTATCCTCTAATACAAGTCAGGGTACTTTGATTGAGCCATAGTTGTTTGGTTGCTCATGTCTCATTCAATCGGAAGTGTTGCAAGCATAATAGTAAGACGATTATGCTTGACGGTAATACTCGACCTTCTTCATACTTTTCTGTTGCGATACCTCAGGCACAATCTCGGATACCAGTCCAATCTAACCATCAAGTCTGCGTCATACAATGTTTAGCAAGGTTGCCTAGCAGATATTTCTCTGCGCTTTGCTCAAAAAAGTTCCTCTAAACAAGCAAAATGATCTATGTGAGCTACCAGAACGAATCGTCGGAATGGGATCCTGTCATATGGGACGCAGGTACGCTCCCTGAGAgacaggaagaaaaaggggaCAGCTCTAATAGCAAACTCAACCAACCAGGCTCCCCCCCTCCATACACGGTCTCATCTCCATACACCGTGTCATCAAGCCCGCCTCCCTCCTATAAAGCTGTGACATCATGCCCAACGTCCCCTGCACCAAGATCAACACCACCATCAGAGCCAGACCCCGAGCTTGGTAACATTCATGGCCAAGCCTCGTCCCAAAATGCGCATCAACTATATGACTCTTCCAACTCTccgaagaaaagaaggggTTGTTGCAAGAAAAAGGTAGCCTGGGTAGTGGACATAATTCTCTTGATGGGGATCATAGCCACCATACTCAGCACGTGCATCATATATATTTCACGTCGTGGTGAGGGAGACGCGAACACAGAAGTAGTGCCCGTGGTCGAGCCGCAGCTGCAGCCGCAGCCAGTCACAGCTGGAGCGGATAGTGGTGTCTGACTCTGACCCTGAACGTTAACGggagcctgagcctgagcctgagcctgagcctgagctaACTCCAGAGCTAGTACTAGAGCTACAGTCGGAGCCATAGCCGGAACCCGCCCCTGCTGTTTCTTCTCCTGAACAGGTTCCAGTTGCGGTTCCATATTCTATTCATGTGTAGACATGTACACGCATCCCTTTACTTGGCTGGCTTCTTTTGTGGCTCGACTCTTCCATTTGCTAGAGGGCCGGGGAGAACACCGTAACGGTTCTGGGATGGGAAGTTATCATGATGTTTCGTGACTTTGGCATTTTCCTCGATCATTTCCTTATGTGTTGCTTTGCATGTGGCTGTTTTGTTCATGATGATGTCGCTAGTGCTTTCTAACCATATGAATTCGGCTTCTTCAAATCGCCTTGCGTGGTCGGGTTTTGTCACTGCTTTTCTGAGTAGTTATGTGGCTTGGAATCACGGAATACAGTTCAAATTTAGCTATCGGGGAATATATATAAGTTAATAGGTCAAACTTAAGTAATACAACACCACAGTTTGTTTCTGACTTGCTGATACGCAGGAAATAGGCTACACTGGTTACGTAGAGAAAGGTTCGAGTAATGCTGATATACTTGCCGGTAACCCTTCGGTATGGTCATGTGCCCTAATAATCAGCAAGTGACCAAGGAATCTGGGGAACGAACCTTATCAATCTAACCATCAGCATTGCATCACAGAGATCTTTTTCTGGAAGATTAAAAACTGAATGTTAGTTCCAGCACACCTAAAACAAGCAAAATGCTTTTTGCACAGCACCAGAACGAACCAGTTCTCGAATCAATAACAGGGATAAAGAGGATAGAATATAAAACCCAACCAGACACCGCATCCCCCCAGTCATACCTTCTTTCAACATACTCTCCCGTCCTAGCCCCAGACACAACGCAACTGACCCTCCTGCCATACTCATCGCTGCCATCGACACTTGAATCAGTAGAGACACCAGTATTAACACCATCGTGACCTGTTGAAGCACCGGCATCGGCACCGCCCCCACCTAAGAGGAAATAGTGCTGGTGCAGGTTTAGAAGGTGTGATACAGAGAACATTGCGGAGCTCTTGGATAACATTGATATCACTTATTTCTGCTTCTGACTATCATTATTCCCCCAATGGTTGCTGATTATCTatatataaaaaaaaaaaaaaaagaggtaTAATGATTAGATAACAGGGAACTTTTGCTTTAGTCGAGTTTTCTTTTGTATTGTTTAGCCCTAGATATGGGTGACTAACGAGTATAGAAAGAATTAAGAATTGTTCTGAATCGTGTCATGTTTGAAAAGTGCGTTGTACTTATGCAGGATGCAGACAAGGGTCTGATCTAATGATCTGAATTATCTTCTTGAAGGAGCCCATACTCAAATCAGAAGTATCACCAACAGCAGATATGTAATCTGGTAAATTGTAAAACTCAATTGATTCAGGATTCAACAGTGTATTAACACTAAGTCAAGCTCCATACTAATTTCCTATAGCTATCTGGAAGCAAACGGAATAAATGTTATGTCTGAAGACAGACGGGGCCCCGAATGGGGTGACAAGAAACCAGGTATGTATGCATGTGTACACACAAAGAGAAATCCAATTAACAAAGGACAGGTCCAATTAACAACATCCAACCAGACAATCTCAGCCATATCGGTACCACTGTGAAGCACCAACATTAGCACCGTGAGACCTGGAAGAACCATGTCAAATCTAAAGAAGCAGTGCCGCTTTTGCTCCGGCGCCCGATCTGGCTCGGGAGCTGGCTTTGGAGCTGACCCCGTCACAGTAATAGTGGCACCGAGAATTGGAATATCTGGATATAAAATGGCCATTACGGCCAGAGTACTTATAGCGCCGCAACAAATCATCATAAAGGTTATAGTAACAGTTAGGCAGAGCCGGTCCAATTTATTGAGCTTGCACCGGCGGGAAGCTGATAGTACTAttactgctgctgctcctctTCCTGTTAATGCATCTTGCATTGAGTCACCTGGGCTTTGCTAATTTTTCCTACCTAGAAACACTAGGTTTTTGCTCTGGTCGACTTCGCTGCTATAATAGCTGCTTGTCTATTATTTATATGGAGTATTGATAGTGCTATCAATTGCCTCATCAACATTGCATCATGAaacatttctttttcttcgccCCGGAAATTTTACAAGTAGATAAGATACTGTACATTCCACTAAGGAAGTAGAAAAAATGGCGCAGCAAAGCCAGACGGAAGAAATTGAGCTGAATAAGAAGATTCCAGGTATGCACCAACAAAAGAAACAGCATAAAATGGTAGACCTGAATAACAAGAACCAAAGAGATACTTGATCAACCATATCACTGCCGCTCTCTGAAACACCAACGTTAAAGCCATCGGATGTTGAGAAAAATCCACCCAAGCCCAAAACTGAATCGCTGTGGCCAAGATAGGCCACTGGGTATGCCACTACAAAGTCGCATTATTCACAATATTTTGGTACTCCTTATTGTGGGGGGTTTGGTCGGCATGATGGTTCCGTCTAATCTCAAAGGGAAAATGTCCAATGCGCTCTGGGTAGAATGGATAGGCAGAAAATGGGAAGAAGTAAAACAAGATCCAGGTATTGCTGCTAATGGTACTACTCCTACTACAACTGCTGATCCTGCACCTGCTATCACCTGCGTCAGTGCAGATGACAATTGCTCGAACTAATATTTGTCTTATTTTCTCGCTTTGGTCTGCTGATTTGCTTATATTGCTTTATTCAGTGCCCCTTAGCGTTCAGAGTTTATATACGGATTTGAAGGATTTCATCAGGTTTACACCATGCCTGCTCAATGGCTGATGCCTAGTACTTCTACCTACATGTATTTCCGTTGTATCTACGAACAAGCAATCAAATAATGCAATGTCTCATGCAAGCTATCGAAACGGACCAGACCTCGCATGGGGTAATCGTGTTGAGAGAAATCCAGGTATGCATTAACAAAACAGTGACGGAAAAGAACAAGCTAATAGTACCAAGTAGACCCTTCATATTCAACCACATCATTGCCATTTTCCGAAGTATCGACAATAGTGCCCGGCTCTGAGAAAAGCCAGCCAATATCTCAAGCACCAACTATGGTACCAGACCCTGGCATAGACCAATCTGATTATCAGCGGAAGCGGCGCCGTCGCAGGGCATGGTGGGCCGCCATAGCTGTAATACTTGCTATATTGGTTGCTGTAGGGACTCTGGTGGCCATGATCGCCCCGTTTGTTGTACATCATGATGCATGATATATATCGTGCTGATGGTTCACCAGGACAAGTACGTGCAAGCAAGAAGGTGATACCAAATGGTACGAGCCTTGCGGCTGCTCCTATGTTCCCTGGTCTAGGTTGTTGTTCACTCCAATTCCGGACGTTTCCCAAGTTCATTGATGCCGGTGTAACCTGGTGGATCTAACGTTTGGGGTTTACTATTGCTATCCATTTGTTATCGTTCCATGCAGCCAATAGCCCTACAAGTGACCTGGAAATAGTTTGGGTTGATAAAATGATTCTCAAATGATGATGCCTAGATTATAGTTAGCTGCACAGTTGTATATGCTACATACGATATCAATTTTGACTGTGTGTACAATTTGGTGCTTGATCTCCTAATTCATACGGTGTTCTCTGCAACTGCCTGCTCTAGTGACATTTGCCAATGACTGAAATGAGGAACTGATCATATACTCGAGAACAGACATTTATCATACGATACCTCGTAGCAAGCATCGACACGTTGTCTGGTCATAGTTGATATCTCGCTTAATGACCGCTATTCCCAAAACGGAAGGCACCAGGCTTGGCACATGTTGAAGAG
This sequence is a window from Aspergillus chevalieri M1 DNA, chromosome 5, nearly complete sequence. Protein-coding genes within it:
- a CDS encoding uncharacterized protein (TransMembrane:1 (i77-99o)), yielding MGNVGHDDLQSDSDLERGYEPDLEQGEFDDTSEDDSDIGNMNPSPMSHDQHNPVTQSQLVQNRNLARLKKKGIKRQAIVSITVGPTSAAIALALIIYVVGRARGSWS